A window of Saccharomyces paradoxus chromosome XIII, complete sequence genomic DNA:
TGTTCTTTCCTGCTCTTAGATACCCGCCCTTTCGGGGACCCTCGTCCTATTATTGTTGTCATTCttgaaacattttcttccgtgcattttcctttctctttatatatagcctatatatgtatatatgtgcTCTTCTGcgtatttttatatttctaTATCTTTATCAAAGATGATCTATTATACGTCTACTACGACTAGCCAAAGCTCGCTAGCGCCAACGTTGCCTCCTTCTCTTAATCAGTACTTTTTTTCGGCCCGAGAAATTTTAGAAATAAAgacaaaagagaaaatgtCCTAAAAATACATTTCATTAAGACTCCTATTTTTCCTTGGAAAAACAGCTCCTATTTGAAGATCACTAAGCCAATTGCTACGATACAAACAAAGGGAAACATTCTTTCCTTCCTATAGAGTCACACAGGAACCagtgcttcttcttgaacCTGCAATGTCTTCAGACGCTATAAGGAATACTGAGCAGATAAACGCCGCTATTAAAATTatagaaaacaaaacagaGCGTCCGCAATCGTCCGCAACCCCCATAGATTCTAAGACTAGTACAGTTGCTGCTGCTAATTCTAAACCTACACCAACTTCCAGAGACCTCACACAGTATACCCTAGATGATGGAAGAATTGTATCAACAAATCACAGAATAATGGATAAAGTGCCTGCCATCACGTCATATATTCCTACGGATGAAGAGCTGTTCCAGGCCAATGGGATTCCTCGTCACGAATTCCTAAGAGATCATTTCAAGCGCGAGGGCAAATTGTCCACTGCGCAGGCGGCTAAGATCGTTACACTTGCTACGGAACTATTCAGCAAAGAACCCAACCTTATATCCGTCCCCGCTCCAATCACAGTCTGCGGTGACATCCATGGCCAGTACTTTGACCTTTTAAAGCTGTTCGAAGTCGGCGGCGACCCAGCAACTACATCGTATTTGTTCTTGGGTGACTACGTTGACAGAGGGTCCTTTTCATTCGAGTgtcttatttatttatattctttgaaGTTAAATTTCAACGACCATTTCTGGCTACTAAGGGGTAACCACGAATGTAAGCATCTAACGTCAtatttcactttcaaaaatgaaatgttACACAAGTACAATCTAGATATCTACGAGAAATGTTGCGAATCGTTTAATAACTTGCCCCTGGCAGCGTTAATGAATGGACAGTATCTTTGTGTTCATGGTGGTATATCTCCAGAATTGAACTCTTTACAGGATATAAACAACCTAAACAGGTTCAGGGAGATCCCCTCTCATGGCCTGATGTGTGACCTATTGTGGGCTGACCCGATTGAAGAGTACGACGAAGTCTTGGATAAAGACTTGACTGAGGAAGACATAGTGAACTCTAAAACAATGGTTCCTCATCACGGCAAAATGGCGCCCTCAAGAGATATGTTTGTTCCAAACTCAGTGAGAGGCTGTTCATATGCCTTCACATATCGTGCTGCATGCCATTTTCTGCAGGAGACTGGCCTGCTGTCCATCATTAGGGCACACGAGGCTCAAGATGCTGGCTACAGAATGTACAAAAATACCAAGACTTTGGGCTTCCCCTCTCTTTTGACCCTTTTCAGCGCCCCTAACTACTTGGATACCTACAACAATAAGGCAGCCATACTGAAATATGAGAATAATGTCATGAATATTAGACAATTTAACATGACTCCACACCCTTATTGGTTACCAGATTTCATGGATGTTTTCACGTGGTCCTTGCCATTTGTTGGTGAAAAAGTTACAGAGATGCTGGTCGCAATCCTAAACATCTGTACTGAAGATGAACTGGAAAACGACACTCCCGTCATCGAAGAATTAGTTGGTACCGATAAAAAATTGCCGCAGGCTGGTAAGCCAGGAGCGACTTCACCAACTGCCACTTTGACGTCGTCTAAACATGCTTCCATCTTAGACGACGAACATCGAAGGAAAGCCCTAAGAAATAAGATTCTGGCCGTTGCTAAAGTTTCCAGAATGTATTCTGTTCTCAGAGAGGAAACCAATAAagttcaatttttgaaagatcaCAATTCAGGTGTATTGCCACGTGGCGCACTATCTAATGGTGTAAAGGGTTTAGACGAAGCCCTATCTACTTTTGAAAGAGCAAGAAAGCACGATttaattaatgaaaaattaccaCCTTCATTAGATGAGCtaaaaaacgaaaataaaaaatattacgAAAAAGTTTGGGAGAAAGTACATGAACATGATGCAAAGAAGGGCAGCAAATAGAAAGCCCCTACCTCCACTGCATGTACTTTGATATGTAAGCAAATAGCATTTATTATCTAATCAGAGGACGGATACTCCTTTATACGTCACCGAATCATACAGCGTCTTATTAGGTCagtctttttttagttttgtTTATCTCTATGAAggtatatttatatatgcaAAAACAAACTTTTAATTACCTGTGAATGTTTACTCAATTGTATAGACGTTTTTCATAGGAGTGCAAGTTATGGACACCACCTTCTAATTGAGCAGAAGCGGTtctgaattcaaatctGACTTCACCATTTTggacattttctttcaatgatGTTAGAGACTTGCAACCAATGTCTTGACAAGAATGTTGTAAACCGTTGTACAAATACGGAATAAACTTCTTGATGGAACCTTTGTCAACGACAGCACCAGAAACACCTTGTGCAACCAAGACACTGTCTGATTCAGAGAAATAACGAGAGGTGGAGGCATTACCCTTGTTACCGGTCTTTTGCATTGCATCAATGGACCCCATACCACGATAAACCTTTAATCTCTTCCCGTCCTTGTAGAAGTATTCACCTGGTGACTCGGTAGTACCAGCTAACATACCACCCATCATGACAGTGGAGGAACCAAGAGCCAAAGCCTTGGTGATGTGGCCAATGTTTTGGACACCACCATCAGCCATACATGGAACGCCAAATTGGTTAGCGAATTGACAAACATTGTAAACAGCTGTACCTTGTGGCCTACCACAAGCCATAACTTCTTGAGTGATACAAATAGAGCCAGTTCCCATACCGATTCTCAAACCATCCGCACCGGCAGTAATCAAATTGGCAGCTTGTTCCCTGGTGACAACGTTACCAGCGATGACTTCCAGACCTGGGAAACTCTCTTTGATCCACTTGAGCATgttcaattggaaaatagaGTTTCCTTGGGATGAATCCATTATGACGACATCCAAGCCGGCTTTGACCAATAATCTTagtctttctttatcagcATCCATAGTACCAATGGAAGCACCACATAGCAATTGCTTGGTGTTGGCAGATTTGGACGCTAATGGGTAgttttgattcttcatcaaatcTGCTCTTGACAACATGGAAACGAGGttaccattttcatcaacgATTAGCAACTTACCCTTTTTGGTTTGTTTTAGGATTTCATTACCTTCTTTCAAGGTAATACCTTTGATGCCAGTAACTGGATTTTTGGTCATAACTTCAGAAACAACCAGAGAATCATCTTCTAAAAATTGTATATCACGAGAAGTGACTAACCCGACTAATTTACCTGGACATTTACCATCTTCTGTGTTCAAAACAAGAACTgattatttcttctctaTTTTCTCACCTTTATAAATACTAAAGAAATCTTCAGCATGGTcagaaatgaagaaaaaataacaatatttACGTAGCGatgttagtaaaaaaaccacatatttttttcacataaATCAAGTCCTTTATACACAGTGCACTTCCACGAATTACACATAATGggttttccaaaaaagGAGTGAATATGACTTAATTCAGAGTAAAAGTTCTCTACAAGATCGTTTGATCACAGTCAGTAGAACGAAAGTTATTGATATAAAAAGTTGATCATCATGttaaatcttcttcacaCCTGAGAAAACCTCATGGATAAATTGGAAAGCACATTCTAATAGAGGAAAAGTAATGTTGGAATTTTTCGTTAGATGGGAGAACATACCGGTAACTGGGAAGCCAGAGAAACCAAACTTTCTCTTCATAACCTTAACTTCACCAACAGTAGTGGTTGGAGAAATGACTATTGGAGAATTGATGAAACCgttttcaaacattttAACCTTCTTGACCATAGAAGCCTGTTCCTTTGGAGTGCAGTTGTGATGGATGAAACCAATACCACCCAATAAGGCCATATAAATAGCCATGTCAGCTTCAGTGACTGTGTCCATAGGAGAAGAGACAAATGGAGTGTTCAAGGTGATTTTCTTGGTCAATTTGGTTTGCAAACTGACAGCAGAAGATGGGAAATTGACCAAACCTGGTAAGACCAGGAAATCGTTGTAGGTCAACCCACCTCTGGTTGCAGAATCCATCAATTCCTGGACAGAAAGACCATCTTTGGAACTGTAGGTCTTCAAATGTTCTAAAGCCTTCTTGTAATCCAATGGAGCAGCACTCATCGTAAAAATGTTTGTTAGGGTTTCTTTAAAGCTATGGAATTGGTCCAATATCCTTTAGTTCAAACAGTAAAGAAGACCAGAGAAAATGTAAAAGCCACCATTTTTCCATAAGAGAATTTAAGCCCAAGAATTTGAGAAACAGAAACGAAAAATGCGATTAGCCAAACAAGATCTGAATCAGATGGATTCTACAAGATATTTATATGGCTTTTCCagaatgaaattttttttttttttttttttttcagcatctcgaagagcaaaaaaaggaacGAAAAGTGCCACGGCAAAGAGTTTTTCACATTAGGGCTgcttgaaagaaaaaaggatgCAGTTTTGAGTATTAGAAGCACGACAAGGCCGCCATGAGCCAATTATAACACTTTTATGTATTGGTGAAGTATAGCCAGTTTGTAAATAGTACTCTCAGTTAGCTTGTTGTAAGGTCAGTGTAGTTATGTAAAGTAATGCCTTCTTGATGAGGCGGAAACCCTTtagagatttttttcagttctGCAAAATCATagcaaacaaaaaagtGACAATTGTACACGTTTGAAACGGAACAGTAGAGGGAGCTGAACGAGTGGCtacaaggaaaagaagTACCTGTTCAAAATGAGTTCTGCTAAACCTATTAATGTATATTCAATCCCAGAATTGACCCAAGCTTTAGATGAAGCTTTACCTTCTGTTTTCGCGAGATTGAACTACGAGAGATCCTACGCTTTACTCGATACTAAATTGTACTTAGGGTATTCTATCGCTGTCGTAGCAGgtttgagtttttttttggacaAAAAATTCGAGAGGGCCCAGATTGTTATGTATCAGAAGCTTTTAGTGGGCGCATATTTTGTTCTATCGTTAACGTTCTGGTACTTCTCTcgttttattgaaaaagggaCTGTTTATGTggggaagaaaagaggtaCAAACGAGGAAATACATGTAAAGactaaatttgaaaacaatgaacCACTATACCTGGTCGAACttgttcaaaagaagaagggaAATGACTCCAAGAAGGAGTTGAAGGCTAAATTAGAGGTGAACAAGGTCTTCAATGAAAGTGgatatttacaaaatgaTGCATATTTCAAGTGGTTCTCTGAGCAGTACAATGTCcttaacaaaaaaaaaaatgaatgaataATTTATAAAACGTATAACTTTGCAAATGAtttaaaaatttcgaattttctatatttttttatcgaTATTAGGTTATACGAATGTTCGGTAGTATATAAGTATGAATAAATAAGAGCTTTCTTAAATATCTCAAAGCTGGGTTACAATCATGCGTCCTGAAATTCGGTTAAAGTGGGACCTTCATAGACTTCATTATACAGGATGTCATTTGGTACTCCCACTGTCCTTGCCTTTAATGTTGATAAATCCAATAGATCAGGCTTCAACTCCGCAATACTAGTAACACCTAACAGTCTCATAGACATTTCGATTTCATCTCttaaaatttcaatggCTTTTTCAACACCATTGCGACCATAGCATGAGTTCGCATACAAGAATGGTCTACCCAAACCAACACCTTTAGCACCTAGACATAACGCCTTCAAGACATCTGTACCACGACGAACACCACCATCCACGAAAACTTCCAACTTATCCTTCAAGTTACGTTTTTCCAGGATTGGCATGGTTTCAGCCAGGACTTCAATAGGAGCCCTTGAAAAATCTAACTGTCTACCCCCATGATTGGATAGAACTACGCCACTTACACCGATTTCTGCCGCTTTGATGACATCTTCAGTACGTTGAACACCTTTGATGACAATAGGTAGCTTCGTCTTTGACTTTAATTCTTCTATATCCTTCCAAGTCAAAGAGGGGTCAATAAACTTTGATAACGCCCTCGAAGCACCTTGAGATTCTTCTACATCAGTTTTCTTCATCGCCTTTGGACCAGCCtttgaattggaaaatttcagtttcatatctttttctctttgacCTAAACTTGGTGCATCCACAGTGACAAATAATGCCTTTACGCCCAGTTTTTCTACGTTTTTAACCAAATCATCAGTGATCTTTCTATCAGAGTTGACATATAGTTGGTACCATTGAATCTGTTTATCAGAGGGTGCTGCTCCAATAATTTCCTCGGGGGAACATGAAGCCAAAGTTGATATCATTTGCGGAACTTTCGTTACACCTTGGCCACAACCTCTGGCGACATCTTTTTCACCTTCTAAGGGGTTTCCCAGTTTACACAAAGCTGTAGCAGATACGTAGAAGGGAACATCCACATGAGAGCCCAACATGTCAGTCGAAATATCCACTTTACGTACATCTACAAGGATCTTtggtttgaaaaagatCCTATGATACGCATTATGGTTTTCTCTATGGGTAACTTCATCGTTGGCACCGGAGGAATAGTAGGCCCACGCTTGTTTAGTCAAAATTTGAGATGCCAAGTATTCAAAGTCGTAAAGattgataatattatcTAGAGGAGGTAGCAGCGATTTTAATTGTTCTTTTCTGGCAATATCTTCCTTAGTTTCACCAGGAGCATAAGGAGGGCAGACTAGTTCTGGAGGCATAGATCCTTGTAGAGGAcctaatttcttttcaggAGCTATATACTTATCGATGACATTAGGAGCATGTAATGGCTCAAAAATAGCAGTGACGTCTTTCCCGGcattgaatttgataaCATCCTGCCCACCTGGATGATTTGGCAGGAATCGCGTTAAATCATATACGTAGCCGTTGATCACAACCCAACAATCATCGGGCTTGTTATGTTTTGCAACTTCTGCGGGCGAGATTTTCTGTTTATTCATATCCAATTTCGGTTCATTGTCTATTTGGCCGTTACACCAATTTAGATACGCCATTGAACTAGCAGCGGCTAGAATTGTACCTACGCTTAACGCTGTCCACGATTGTGTGCGTTTTCTTGAGCCTTGTTCGAACGACTTGGATTCTGACACGACAGAACCATAGGCGCGGATTGTGTTCAACCTGATCTTAGACGATCTGAGGATAGCTGCCCCACAGTTCCTCGAAATTTTCAGTAAAGGTTTGTATTTTAACATTAACTGACTacttttgtttgttttgttctctATGCGGGAACTGTGCGTAAGACATAGGATGCAAGGATACAAAAAGATGCAAGAAGACAAGTTGACCCAGATACTTATATATTCTCATACTCCAACTCAAGTATTGGAGATCAGCTGTTCCGTAGTTGGTTCTTGGCGGTTCTTGTATGACATTATTATTGGTCGGATCATAGTTCCCTCGAGCAGGAGGAGGGGGGAGGAGCTAAGGAGATATCGGCAGGTTGTGCTAGCGCCTTGTTTGAAAAGCGTGGGGGTAGGTCTCCAAGATTTAATTGAGTAAGTAATGCCGAGTGCTGCAGAGTCCAGGACACAAGGGTCTCCATTATAGAGAAAGCAGTTTTCGTGAGAAAATGGGCAGAATGCCACATGTCAGCAATGCAACGACTTGAGTGGGGGGTGATCCTTCCGATGTATGCGTGAAAGATCTCGTGTTGTGCAGGAAAGGAAATCATTTcggaaaaaagaaaaaagatgcAACAAGGATGATGGCATGTGGTATTGCATTCTTGCGTAATATGCTTCCTGTCGCCTCTGTTAATACGTCGGCAAGATTTGCGTTGGGGGTAAACAACTAACTACTGTCCGCTGACTAGTAGTCATTTTACCGGAATATTATCATTGAGAAATAGGTGGATTATGAGATAACTATTGGCAATCCATCGTTGAAGAAGGCTCtattattaaatatataaaatatactagaagttctcctaGAGGCTATGGGAGCCACACTAGAGGGAATCGACATTGTTACGTAATCACGCTGCTCACTTCGGTTTATACGTCATGGTTAAATATCTTATATACTACATTAAGCTATTGTGTCTCATCTTCCAGTAGGTTCGATGACTGTCTCTGACCATTTATGTCGTCTTTCTACACCATACATATAACATGATGGTAAGGTGAATACTTGACAATAGGTGGTTAACGAACAAAGTAGTTACTGAAGAATTGTAGATTTAGCGTTACCGGCAGAGCCCTATGATCTcggcaaaaaaaatttctggtTATGTTTTATATGCCTATAATATTGCTTTCATGGTATcctgttggaatgaaattctaatatcatctatttaatagtatattataatatgcggtgcaagaggatgacataaagattgagaaacagtcatccaatctaatggaagctgaaatgcaaggattgataatgtaataggataatgaatgacaacatataaaaggaaagaagataaggtaataacactatgtagaactatcgattcccttttgtggattcctatatcctcgaggagaacttctagtatattctatatacctaatattatagctttagtaacaatggaatcccaacaattatctaattacccacaAAATTCTCATATCCCAATGGTGTTACCACAACATTTGAACGATTCTCCTCTCATATGGCGTTAGTATAGACTAAGTTCGCCACCCATTTACAAATTAGTTGCTCTCGGTAGCCAAGTTGGTTTAAGGCGCAAGACTGTAATTTAACACAATGAAATCTTGAGATCGGGCGTTCGACTCGCCCCCGGGAGATATTTTTTGCACTtcatttttgtctttggATACAGTAAAGGTGagctttattcttttttttagacAGATATGTAGTAGCCATAGTGAGTACTTAGCCTTTAGAGTAAATTCAGTAGGGGATACGTAAACAGTCGTGATATATATGTAATACattgtattattttaaataggttatattttctttttttttatttcatcttcattttcgCTTCTTGCagttgtttttttgttgcttTATTAGTCTATATCCATGTAATCGTTAGCGATGTTATTGTTAATCAACGCGGCCATGGCGGTACCGGGTGGTTGTGATGCAATTATACTTTGGGGTGGCAGAATATGATACTGGTGTTGTATACTACTAGTACTTCCGTTAGGGCTCGTGCCTGCTATATCGTGGTTATTGTTACCGAAATAGCCGTGAACCATGTACTCCTCTGTTTCCGAGTAAAATTCAGATTCTTTCAGTAAGCGGCTGTTCATGCCATGGTGCATACTGACCGAATTCAGGGGACATATTTCGATATTTTTCTGATattgaatattattataggTTGTAGTAGCAGTAAcagtattattattattattattaccattattattattgttgttattattattattattattattattgttattagCAGACCCGGAACTGGCCAGAAATTTTGTGCTTGCGCTTGCAGAATCTCGCTTTGTTCTCTTGGGCCTTTGGTAGAAAGCATGTGtgtcaaattcaaaatgatcgttttttcttttattcaAGATCGTATCATTATTGGCGTTACTGTTATATGTGGCGGCGGCATTGCTACCGGAGTTGCAATTGTTTGTTTGGAACGCGGTATTGTGTTCATAGTAAGAGAGCATTTCACGCAGCACACTCGAATCTCAACTTAATGAATAAAAGCagccaaagaaaaagagccCTTATTTGTTTCTGTCGCAGTCCTATTGTATTCTTACTATAATTTtgtcaaaatgaaaaatataaaaaaaaaataatcaGTCAGCTGAGTGGTAAAGAGAAGGTAAAGggagagaaaaaataagttACCCAGAATGTGGTGTTACCCTTATATCTTACGTGTATCATGATGTTTTGTCGATATTATTACCCTGTTTGGTACCATGACAACGGACAGGGCAACCCATGGATTAAGTAAATAGCCCTAGTGGAACTATCAAGGTACAAAACAGCCAAAGTAGTAGGTAGTGCCATTGGAAGTTTCAAAATGTGGCCCATCCTCGAGCATGAAGCCATTTTGCTTCACCCTGTACTGCCGTG
This region includes:
- the CMP2 gene encoding calcineurin catalytic subunit A (Calcineurin A~similar to YML057W), which encodes MSSDAIRNTEQINAAIKIIENKTERPQSSATPIDSKTSTVAAANSKPTPTSRDLTQYTLDDGRIVSTNHRIMDKVPAITSYIPTDEELFQANGIPRHEFLRDHFKREGKLSTAQAAKIVTLATELFSKEPNLISVPAPITVCGDIHGQYFDLLKLFEVGGDPATTSYLFLGDYVDRGSFSFECLIYLYSLKLNFNDHFWLLRGNHECKHLTSYFTFKNEMLHKYNLDIYEKCCESFNNLPLAALMNGQYLCVHGGISPELNSLQDINNLNRFREIPSHGLMCDLLWADPIEEYDEVLDKDLTEEDIVNSKTMVPHHGKMAPSRDMFVPNSVRGCSYAFTYRAACHFLQETGLLSIIRAHEAQDAGYRMYKNTKTLGFPSLLTLFSAPNYLDTYNNKAAILKYENNVMNIRQFNMTPHPYWLPDFMDVFTWSLPFVGEKVTEMLVAILNICTEDELENDTPVIEELVGTDKKLPQAGKPGATSPTATLTSSKHASILDDEHRRKALRNKILAVAKVSRMYSVLREETNKVQFLKDHNSGVLPRGALSNGVKGLDEALSTFERARKHDLINEKLPPSLDELKNENKKYYEKVWEKVHEHDAKKGSK
- the IMD4 gene encoding IMP dehydrogenase IMD4 (Inosine monophosphate dehydrogenase~similar to YML056C); amino-acid sequence: MSAAPLDYKKALEHLKTYSSKDGLSVQELMDSATRGGLTYNDFLVLPGLVNFPSSAVSLQTKLTKKITLNTPFVSSPMDTVTEADMAIYMALLGGIGFIHHNCTPKEQASMVKKVKMFENGFINSPIVISPTTTVGEVKVMKRKFGFSGFPVTVLVLNTEDGKCPGKLVGLVTSRDIQFLEDDSLVVSEVMTKNPVTGIKGITLKEGNEILKQTKKGKLLIVDENGNLVSMLSRADLMKNQNYPLASKSANTKQLLCGASIGTMDADKERLRLLVKAGLDVVIMDSSQGNSIFQLNMLKWIKESFPGLEVIAGNVVTREQAANLITAGADGLRIGMGTGSICITQEVMACGRPQGTAVYNVCQFANQFGVPCMADGGVQNIGHITKALALGSSTVMMGGMLAGTTESPGEYFYKDGKRLKVYRGMGSIDAMQKTGNKGNASTSRYFSESDSVLVAQGVSGAVVDKGSIKKFIPYLYNGLQHSCQDIGCKSLTSLKENVQNGEVRFEFRTASAQLEGGVHNLHSYEKRLYN
- the SPC2 gene encoding signal peptidase complex subunit SPC2 (Subunit of signal peptidase complex~similar to YML055W); amino-acid sequence: MSSAKPINVYSIPELTQALDEALPSVFARLNYERSYALLDTKLYLGYSIAVVAGLSFFLDKKFERAQIVMYQKLLVGAYFVLSLTFWYFSRFIEKGTVYVGKKRGTNEEIHVKTKFENNEPLYLVELVQKKKGNDSKKELKAKLEVNKVFNESGYLQNDAYFKWFSEQYNVLNKKKNE
- the CYB2 gene encoding L-lactate dehydrogenase (cytochrome) (Cytochrome b2 (L-lactate cytochrome-c oxidoreductase)~similar to YML054C): MLKYKPLLKISRNCGAAILRSSKIRLNTIRAYGSVVSESKSFEQGSRKRTQSWTALSVGTILAAASSMAYLNWCNGQIDNEPKLDMNKQKISPAEVAKHNKPDDCWVVINGYVYDLTRFLPNHPGGQDVIKFNAGKDVTAIFEPLHAPNVIDKYIAPEKKLGPLQGSMPPELVCPPYAPGETKEDIARKEQLKSLLPPLDNIINLYDFEYLASQILTKQAWAYYSSGANDEVTHRENHNAYHRIFFKPKILVDVRKVDISTDMLGSHVDVPFYVSATALCKLGNPLEGEKDVARGCGQGVTKVPQMISTLASCSPEEIIGAAPSDKQIQWYQLYVNSDRKITDDLVKNVEKLGVKALFVTVDAPSLGQREKDMKLKFSNSKAGPKAMKKTDVEESQGASRALSKFIDPSLTWKDIEELKSKTKLPIVIKGVQRTEDVIKAAEIGVSGVVLSNHGGRQLDFSRAPIEVLAETMPILEKRNLKDKLEVFVDGGVRRGTDVLKALCLGAKGVGLGRPFLYANSCYGRNGVEKAIEILRDEIEMSMRLLGVTSIAELKPDLLDLSTLKARTVGVPNDILYNEVYEGPTLTEFQDA
- a CDS encoding uncharacterized protein (similar to YML053C), which codes for MLSYYEHNTAFQTNNCNSGSNAAATYNSNANNDTILNKRKNDHFEFDTHAFYQRPKRTKRDSASASTKFLASSGSANNNNNNNNNNNNNNNNGNNNNNNTVTATTTYNNIQYQKNIEICPLNSVSMHHGMNSRLLKESEFYSETEEYMVHGYFGNNNHDIAGTSPNGSTSSIQHQYHILPPQSIIASQPPGTAMAALINNNIANDYMDID